Part of the Pseudodesulfovibrio mercurii genome is shown below.
CGGGGCGGCGCGGCCGCGTTCGTGGACGCCGAGCACGCGCTCGACCCCAACTACGCCAAACGCCTCGGGGTCAAGACCGACGAACTGCTCATCTCCCAGCCCGACTACGGCGAGCAGGCCCTGGAGATCGCCGACCTGCTGGTGCGCTCCGGCGCGCTCGACGTGGTCGTCATCGACTCCGTGGCCGCGCTCATCCCGCAGTCCGAACTCGAAGGCCAGATGGGCGAGACCCAGGTGGGCGGCCAGGCCCGGCTCATGTCCCACGCCCTGCGCAAGCTGACCGGCACCATCCACAAGTCCAACTGCGTGGTCATCTTCATCAACCAGATCCGCATGAAGATCGGCATGACCGGCTACGGCAACCCCGAGACCACCTCGGGCGGCAACGCGCTCAAGTTCTACGCCTCCTGCCGTCTGGACATCCGCCGCATCCAGACCCTCAAGGACAAGGAGGAGGCCTACGGCATCCGCGCCCGCATCAAGGTGGTCAAGAACAAGGTCGCCCCGCCCTTCCGCCAGGCCGAGGTGGACGTGCTCTACGGCCAGGGCATCTCGCGCATGGGCGAGATCATCGACATGGGCGTGGAGAACGGCATCATCGAGAAGTCCGGTTCCTGGTTCGCCTTCGGCTCCGAGAAGCTCGGCCAGGGCAAGGAGAACGTCCGCGCCCTGTTGCAGGACAACCCGGACCTGGCCGAGGCCATCGAGGAGGCCCTGATGGCCCACCTCGGCTTCCGCGACGTGCCCGAGGACGAGGCCGCGCCGACCCCGGACGCCGGAGATTCCGGCGAATAGCCCCTTTTTCAGCCCGAAACGAGCGCCCCGGGCCCAGGGCCCAGGGGCGCTTTTCTTCGGCAAGACCATCCCTTTGGAGAAAATCAACCGATGAAAGCCAACGAAATCCGTCAACGGTTCCTTGAGTACTTCGAGAGGAACGGCCACACCATTGTGGAATCCTCTCCCCTGACCCCCAAGGACGACCCGAGCCTGCTCTTCACCAACGCGGGCATGGTCCAGTTCAAGAAGCTCTTCCTGGGCCAGGAAAAGCGCGACTACATCCGCGCCACCACGGCCCAGAAATGCCTGCGCGTGGGCGGCAAGCACAACGACCTGGAAAACGTGGGCCGCACCGCCCGCCACCACACCTTTTTCGAGATGCTCGGCAACTTCTCCTTCGGCGACTACTTCAAGGAGGACGCCATCCGCTTCTGCTGGCAGTTCCTGACCGAGGAGCTGAAGCTGGACAAGAGCCGCCTGTACATCACCATCTACAAGGACGACGACGAGGCGGGCGAGCTGTGGCGGAAGGTGGCCGGGGTCCCCGAGGAGCGCATCTACCGGCTGGGCGAGAAGGACAACTTCTGGTCCATGGGCGACACCGGCCCGTGCGGCCCCTGCTCCGAGGTCCACTACGACCAGGGCGAGGAAGTGGGCTGCGGCCCCAACTGCGGCATCGGCAAGTGCGACTGCGACCGGTTCCTGGAGATCTGGAACCTGGTCTTCATGCAGTACGACCAGGCCGAGGACGGCACCCGCACCAACCTGCCCCGGCCCAGCATCGACACGGGCATGGGGCTCGAGCGCATCGCCGCCGTGGTCCAGGGCGTGCACTCCAACTACGAGACCGACCTCTTTCAGAGCATCATCAAGTACACCGCCGACCTGGCGGGCGTAAAGTACCGGGAATCCGAGGAGATCGACACCGCCCTCCAGGTCATCGCCGACCACTCGCGGGCCATCGCCTTCCTCATCCCGGACCAGGTCCTGCCCTCCAACGAGGGGCGCGGCTACATCCTGCGCCGCCTCATCCGCCGGGCCTACCGCTTCGGCAAGCTCATGGGGCTGACCGGCACCTTCCTGTGGAAGACCGCCTCCAAGGTCATCGACGACATGGGCGGCCACTACAAGGAACTCGAGGAGACCCGCAACTTCATGGTCGAGGTGGTCCGCGGCGAGGAGGAATCCTTTGCCAAGACCCTGGACAAGGGGCTGGAAATGCTCGAGGAGGAGCTGGCCGAGCTGAAGAAGGCGGGCGCCGCCATCGTCCCCGGCGAGACCACCTTCAAGCTCTA
Proteins encoded:
- the recA gene encoding recombinase RecA, whose translation is MARKAVDPDALRKEALGTALTTIERKFGKGSIMRLDDEASHSIPFIPTGSIGLDIALGIGGVPRGRVIEIFGPESSGKTTLALHIIAQAQKRGGAAAFVDAEHALDPNYAKRLGVKTDELLISQPDYGEQALEIADLLVRSGALDVVVIDSVAALIPQSELEGQMGETQVGGQARLMSHALRKLTGTIHKSNCVVIFINQIRMKIGMTGYGNPETTSGGNALKFYASCRLDIRRIQTLKDKEEAYGIRARIKVVKNKVAPPFRQAEVDVLYGQGISRMGEIIDMGVENGIIEKSGSWFAFGSEKLGQGKENVRALLQDNPDLAEAIEEALMAHLGFRDVPEDEAAPTPDAGDSGE